In Prosthecochloris sp. GSB1, the following proteins share a genomic window:
- the fmt gene encoding methionyl-tRNA formyltransferase: MRIIFMGTPEFAVPSLRAVAGADSDFELVLVVTGKDKPRRSRRAESEPTPVKKAAKELGINVLEIDDVRDPRFAGTVARYRPDVIVVAAFRILPAEVYGLARLGAFNLHASLLPRYRGAAPVNWAIINGEKETGVTTFFLQKTVDTGNVILSESTPIGPGENAGELTGRLSLIGAGVVVETLRLIRDGRAENRGQDDRFASKAPKLTPENTRIDWVEPVDAICDFIRGLAPKPAAWAVFDHRKVKVFRAAPADFHLSEADEQAMVPGRLCVEDNRLFVMGLDGWVEILSLQMEGKRRMEANEFCCGFRCGEAASFFS; encoded by the coding sequence ATGCGTATCATTTTCATGGGGACCCCGGAGTTCGCGGTTCCTTCCCTTCGGGCCGTGGCCGGCGCCGACAGCGATTTTGAACTCGTTCTGGTGGTGACGGGCAAGGACAAGCCCCGCAGAAGCCGGCGCGCGGAGTCTGAACCCACTCCTGTGAAAAAAGCCGCGAAAGAACTCGGGATCAACGTGCTCGAAATCGACGACGTCAGGGATCCGCGTTTTGCGGGTACCGTCGCGCGGTATCGGCCGGACGTCATCGTGGTTGCGGCCTTCCGTATCCTTCCTGCCGAGGTGTATGGGCTTGCGCGGCTCGGAGCGTTCAACCTGCACGCCTCGCTCCTGCCCCGTTACCGCGGGGCCGCGCCGGTCAACTGGGCCATCATCAACGGCGAGAAGGAAACCGGCGTCACGACCTTCTTTCTCCAGAAAACCGTCGATACGGGCAATGTCATTCTGAGCGAATCCACGCCGATCGGCCCCGGCGAAAACGCCGGGGAACTGACCGGAAGGCTCTCGCTGATAGGCGCGGGCGTCGTGGTCGAAACCCTGCGCCTGATCAGGGACGGTCGTGCCGAAAACCGGGGTCAGGACGACCGGTTTGCCAGCAAAGCGCCGAAGCTTACGCCGGAAAATACGCGTATCGACTGGGTCGAGCCCGTCGACGCGATCTGCGATTTCATCCGGGGCCTCGCGCCGAAACCGGCCGCATGGGCCGTATTCGACCACAGGAAGGTCAAGGTGTTCAGGGCGGCTCCGGCCGATTTCCATCTTTCCGAAGCCGACGAACAGGCCATGGTGCCCGGGCGCCTCTGCGTCGAGGACAACCGTCTGTTCGTCATGGGGCTGGACGGATGGGTGGAAATTCTCTCGCTGCAGATGGAGGGAAAGAGACGAATGGAGGCCAACGAATTCTGCTGCGGATTTCGCTGCGGCGAAGCGGCTTCGTTCTTTTCCTGA
- a CDS encoding glutamate-5-semialdehyde dehydrogenase, whose protein sequence is MKETIYSNLDRVREASRKLGTLSDSAINALLLDLADRIPENADEILDANRRDLERMDPDDPKYDRLLLDASRLEAIANDIRSVAALPSPVGRELEKRILPNGLRLKKTSVPLGIVGIIYESRPNVTFDVFSLCFKSGNATVLKGGSDAMYSNIAIVELVHRTLSDHGIGTDTIHLLPAEREAAAVMLNAVGRIDIIIPRGSQQLIDFVRGNASVPVIETGAGIVHTYFDASGDLDMGRDIVLNAKTRRPGVCNALDTLIVHRERLDDLAGLVEPLAGKEVIVFADEEAYPALLGRYPSELLKKAAPEHFGTEYLSLKMSVKTVGGLEEALAHIARYSSMHSEAIISSDPEVTAGFLQRVDAAVAYANTSTAFTDGAQFGLGAEIGISTQKLHARGPMGLRELTSYKWIIEGDGQVRP, encoded by the coding sequence ATGAAGGAAACCATCTACAGCAATCTCGACAGGGTCCGCGAAGCGAGCAGGAAGCTCGGTACGCTCTCCGACAGCGCGATCAACGCCCTGCTGCTCGACCTCGCGGACAGAATTCCGGAAAATGCCGACGAGATCCTCGATGCGAATCGAAGGGACCTCGAACGCATGGATCCGGACGATCCGAAATACGACCGCCTGCTGCTCGACGCCTCGCGTCTCGAAGCGATCGCGAACGACATCCGCAGCGTCGCCGCCCTGCCCTCCCCCGTGGGACGGGAACTTGAAAAAAGGATCCTCCCGAACGGCCTGAGGCTCAAAAAAACGTCCGTGCCTCTCGGCATCGTCGGCATCATCTATGAATCGAGACCGAACGTCACCTTCGATGTCTTCTCTCTCTGCTTCAAATCGGGCAACGCGACAGTCCTGAAAGGCGGCAGCGACGCCATGTATTCGAACATCGCCATCGTTGAACTCGTCCACCGTACGCTTTCCGATCACGGGATCGGAACCGATACGATCCACCTGCTTCCGGCCGAACGCGAAGCCGCGGCGGTCATGCTCAACGCCGTGGGCAGGATCGACATCATCATTCCCAGGGGCAGCCAGCAACTGATCGATTTCGTGCGCGGAAACGCCTCGGTGCCGGTCATTGAAACCGGCGCGGGAATCGTGCACACCTACTTCGACGCCAGCGGCGATCTCGACATGGGCCGCGACATCGTCCTAAACGCCAAGACGAGAAGACCCGGCGTCTGCAACGCGCTGGATACGCTCATCGTCCACCGGGAGCGGCTCGACGACCTTGCCGGACTCGTCGAACCGCTCGCTGGCAAGGAGGTGATCGTTTTCGCCGACGAGGAGGCCTATCCCGCGCTTCTCGGACGTTATCCCTCTGAACTGCTGAAAAAAGCCGCCCCTGAGCATTTCGGTACCGAGTATCTTTCGCTGAAGATGTCGGTGAAGACCGTCGGCGGGCTCGAGGAAGCTCTCGCCCATATAGCCAGATACAGTTCCATGCACAGCGAAGCCATAATCTCCTCGGATCCCGAAGTCACCGCGGGTTTTCTCCAACGGGTCGACGCCGCCGTGGCGTACGCCAACACTTCGACGGCGTTTACCGACGGCGCGCAGTTCGGCCTCGGAGCCGAAATCGGCATCAGCACCCAGAAGCTGCACGCCCGCGGCCCCATGGGCCTCCGGGAACTCACCAGCTACAAGTGGATCATAGAAGGAGACGGGCAGGTGAGGCCGTAG
- the proB gene encoding glutamate 5-kinase yields the protein MSHPLYRKIVVKVGTNVISSSSGELDLRILSQLAGQIALLRERGTEVLLVSSGAVGAGRSIVELPEDLGPVAARQVLSSTGQIRLINTYAELFSKHGHRTAQILVTKSDFRDRLHYLNIRTCLSALLEQRIIPVINENDAVSVTGLMFTDNDELSGLIASMMHVDAHIILSHVDGLFDMTDSETNPRIIRTVDTSTKHFHQYIRPGKSEFGRGGMLTKCHIAQKLTRFGITVHIANGRTPGVLLDILDGRETGTRFIAQKPVYGRKRWIAHSEGLEKGAVVVNGGAEEALRSPERANSLLPVGIESVTGTFFKGDIIKICSEAGDAIGYGMAQYGSEKTRQLAGKKGEKPLIHYDYLYIVP from the coding sequence ATGTCGCATCCGCTTTATCGAAAAATCGTCGTAAAAGTCGGCACGAACGTCATCTCCAGCAGCAGTGGCGAACTCGACCTGCGGATCCTCTCGCAGCTTGCCGGACAGATCGCCCTGCTTCGGGAAAGAGGCACCGAAGTGCTGCTCGTTTCCTCGGGAGCCGTGGGAGCGGGACGATCTATCGTCGAACTGCCCGAGGATCTCGGCCCGGTAGCCGCCCGACAGGTACTCTCTTCGACCGGGCAGATACGGCTGATAAACACCTATGCCGAATTATTCTCGAAACACGGACACCGTACGGCCCAGATTTTGGTCACGAAAAGCGATTTCCGCGACCGCCTGCACTACCTCAACATCAGGACCTGCCTTTCCGCACTGCTCGAACAGCGGATCATTCCGGTCATCAATGAAAACGACGCCGTCTCGGTAACCGGTCTCATGTTCACCGACAACGACGAGCTTTCGGGCCTGATCGCCTCGATGATGCATGTAGACGCGCACATCATCCTTTCGCATGTCGACGGTCTCTTCGACATGACCGACTCGGAAACGAATCCCCGGATCATCAGGACGGTCGACACATCGACCAAGCATTTCCATCAGTATATCCGGCCGGGGAAATCCGAATTCGGCAGGGGGGGCATGCTCACCAAATGCCACATCGCCCAGAAGCTCACCCGTTTCGGCATTACCGTGCACATCGCCAACGGCCGAACGCCGGGAGTGCTTCTCGACATTCTGGACGGCAGGGAAACCGGCACCCGTTTCATCGCGCAGAAGCCTGTCTACGGCAGGAAACGCTGGATCGCGCACAGCGAAGGGCTGGAGAAAGGCGCCGTGGTCGTCAACGGGGGGGCCGAAGAAGCCCTTCGCTCTCCGGAACGGGCGAACAGCCTGCTGCCTGTCGGGATTGAATCCGTTACCGGCACCTTTTTCAAGGGCGACATCATCAAGATCTGCTCGGAGGCGGGAGATGCCATCGGCTACGGCATGGCGCAGTACGGCTCTGAAAAAACAAGACAGCTCGCCGGTAAAAAAGGGGAAAAGCCCCTGATTCATTACGACTACCTCTATATCGTGCCGTAA
- the lepB gene encoding signal peptidase I produces MAREKGKTGKQHSREWFEALIVALFFATLIRVFIVESYHIPTSSMEKTLLAGDFLFVNKYVYGAKVPFTDARLPGIDSVERGDIVVFKFPKDRSLNYIKRCVALPGDTLEIRDRDLIVNGEPQSLPEHAGYVAPIQPEGAGDPQIFPAYSGFNKDNYGPLHVPRSGDVVELNRSTLPVYADLIAGEGHTIGRSGDAILVDGKPADSYTVAGNYYFVMGDNRDNSLDSRYWGFLSERDIVGQALVVYWSWSADIPLTDPMAKLASIRWARTGLMVR; encoded by the coding sequence TTGGCCAGGGAAAAAGGGAAGACGGGAAAGCAGCATTCAAGGGAGTGGTTCGAGGCATTGATCGTCGCGTTGTTCTTCGCCACGCTTATTCGCGTGTTCATCGTCGAGTCGTATCATATTCCGACCAGTTCGATGGAAAAGACCCTGCTTGCAGGGGATTTTCTTTTCGTCAACAAGTATGTCTACGGCGCGAAGGTGCCGTTCACCGATGCAAGGCTGCCGGGGATCGATTCGGTCGAGAGGGGCGATATCGTGGTCTTCAAATTTCCGAAAGACCGGTCGCTGAACTATATCAAACGATGCGTGGCCCTTCCCGGCGACACGCTTGAAATACGGGATCGCGATCTCATCGTCAACGGTGAGCCGCAGTCGCTTCCAGAACACGCGGGCTATGTCGCCCCGATCCAGCCGGAAGGGGCGGGTGATCCGCAGATCTTTCCGGCGTATTCAGGCTTCAACAAGGATAACTACGGGCCGCTCCACGTTCCGCGCAGTGGGGACGTAGTCGAACTGAACCGTTCGACGCTTCCGGTGTACGCGGACCTGATCGCCGGCGAAGGCCATACGATCGGCAGGTCGGGAGATGCTATTCTCGTCGACGGTAAACCGGCTGACTCCTATACCGTTGCCGGAAACTATTACTTCGTGATGGGCGACAACCGGGACAACAGTCTCGACAGCCGCTACTGGGGTTTTCTTTCTGAACGCGACATCGTCGGCCAGGCGCTGGTGGTGTACTGGTCATGGAGCGCCGATATTCCGCTTACCGACCCGATGGCGAAACTGGCCTCGATCCGTTGGGCGCGGACCGGTCTCATGGTCCGCTGA
- the def gene encoding peptide deformylase, translating to MILPINTYSDEVLHRKAKPLKGTDAGHGELVGNMFETMRLADGVGLAAPQVGVSSRLLVIDISPVKGYEDVPPMVVVNPHILGVRGFVAMEEGCLSIPDVRGDVVRPSAIQLKYRDEHFDERVEEFSGFLARVLQHEIDHLDGTLFVDRMKRRDRRKIQKELDAIGGGDFCVSYPVARHAPSEA from the coding sequence ATGATACTGCCGATCAATACATACAGCGACGAGGTGCTGCACAGAAAAGCCAAACCACTGAAGGGAACGGATGCCGGACACGGGGAACTCGTAGGGAACATGTTCGAAACGATGAGGCTGGCCGACGGTGTGGGACTCGCAGCTCCCCAGGTAGGCGTGTCGAGCCGTCTGCTGGTGATCGATATCTCGCCGGTAAAGGGTTACGAGGATGTGCCCCCGATGGTTGTCGTTAATCCGCACATCCTTGGCGTGAGAGGTTTCGTCGCTATGGAAGAAGGCTGCCTGAGCATTCCCGACGTGCGGGGCGATGTCGTCAGGCCATCGGCTATCCAGCTCAAGTATCGTGACGAGCACTTTGATGAGCGCGTGGAGGAGTTTTCGGGATTCCTCGCAAGGGTGCTGCAGCACGAAATCGACCATCTCGACGGGACTCTGTTCGTCGACAGGATGAAACGACGCGACCGCCGGAAAATCCAGAAGGAACTCGACGCCATAGGCGGCGGCGATTTCTGCGTTTCCTATCCCGTGGCGCGGCATGCGCCGAGCGAAGCCTGA
- a CDS encoding Fur family transcriptional regulator, with the protein MAAVQKKNRKEIVAQADQAESLFRVSMKEDGYRCTRERIAVLREIYETDSHLDADEIFVRLKKRNVSISRATVYHTLDLLFKFHLVNKIDLGHKHTHYEKSHGEKNHLHIICEQCDRVVEVHSEKLNRILERLCNENGFTLGSFSLQVFAQCRQEAEHHDCELKSAKKNVPA; encoded by the coding sequence ATGGCTGCCGTTCAGAAAAAAAACCGGAAGGAAATCGTCGCGCAGGCGGATCAGGCGGAATCGCTGTTCCGGGTATCGATGAAGGAAGACGGATACCGCTGCACGAGGGAGAGAATAGCCGTACTGCGCGAAATCTACGAAACCGACAGCCATCTCGACGCTGACGAAATTTTCGTAAGGCTTAAAAAAAGGAATGTCAGCATTTCGAGGGCGACCGTGTATCACACCCTCGACCTGCTCTTCAAGTTTCATCTCGTCAACAAGATCGATCTCGGGCACAAGCATACGCACTACGAAAAGTCGCACGGCGAAAAAAACCATTTGCACATCATCTGCGAACAATGCGACCGCGTGGTCGAGGTACATAGCGAGAAACTGAACCGGATACTCGAAAGACTCTGCAACGAAAACGGTTTCACGCTCGGCAGTTTCAGTCTGCAGGTCTTCGCCCAGTGCCGCCAGGAAGCCGAACACCACGACTGCGAACTGAAAAGCGCAAAAAAAAACGTACCGGCATGA
- the lepA gene encoding translation elongation factor 4, whose protein sequence is MSSGSTEVSAIRNFCIIAHIDHGKSTLADRLLEATKTLQQNQMAAQVLDDMDLERERGITIKSHAIQMRHEAPDGSQYILNLIDTPGHVDFSYEVSRSLAACEGALLVVDATQGVEAQTIANLYLAVEAGLEIIPVINKIDLPSADVEGVAHQIIDLIGVEREDIVEVSAKAGIGIEELLQAIVTRIPPPADHRDQPLRALVFDSVFDSYRGAIVYIRIVDGVLKKGERVRFFANNKLFIADEIGTMGLKRQPAGKLESGNVGYLICSIKDVKDAKVGDTVTHADAPASGRLSGYKDVKPMVFSGLYPVNSDEFEDLRESLEKLSLNDASLVYTPETSAALGFGFRCGFLGLLHMEIIQERLEREYKVNIITTVPNVEYRVVTTAGETILVDNPSKMPEAGSIRQIEEPYVSMQIITMADYIGNVMKLAMERRGEYKNTDYLDTTRVNLHFEFPLSEIVFDFHDRLKSVSKGYASMDYEYIGNRSSDLVKLDVLLNGEGVDALSTIVHRSKAYEWGRKLCQKLKSIIPRQMYEVAIQAAIGSRVIARETISAMRKNVLAKCYGGDISRKRKLIEKQKEGKKRMKQVGRVEVPQEAFLAVLNIDE, encoded by the coding sequence ATGTCTTCGGGCAGCACGGAAGTCAGCGCCATCAGGAATTTCTGCATCATAGCGCACATAGATCACGGTAAATCGACGCTCGCCGACAGGCTTCTCGAGGCAACGAAAACGTTGCAGCAGAACCAGATGGCAGCGCAAGTGCTCGACGATATGGATCTCGAGCGCGAACGGGGCATCACGATCAAGAGTCACGCCATCCAGATGCGCCACGAGGCGCCGGACGGCAGCCAATACATTCTCAACCTGATCGACACGCCGGGACACGTCGATTTCAGTTACGAGGTCTCGCGCTCGCTCGCGGCCTGCGAGGGCGCGTTGCTCGTGGTCGATGCGACCCAGGGGGTCGAGGCGCAGACTATCGCGAATCTCTATCTCGCCGTCGAGGCAGGCCTGGAAATCATTCCCGTGATCAACAAGATCGATCTTCCTTCCGCCGACGTGGAGGGGGTCGCCCATCAGATCATCGATCTCATCGGGGTTGAACGTGAGGACATCGTCGAGGTTTCGGCAAAAGCCGGAATCGGCATCGAGGAGCTGCTCCAGGCGATCGTCACGCGGATTCCTCCTCCGGCCGATCACCGCGACCAGCCGTTGCGGGCGTTGGTCTTCGATTCGGTTTTCGACTCTTACCGCGGAGCCATCGTCTACATCAGGATCGTGGACGGTGTGCTCAAAAAAGGAGAGCGCGTCAGGTTTTTCGCCAACAACAAGCTGTTCATCGCCGACGAGATAGGGACGATGGGCCTGAAACGGCAACCGGCGGGGAAGCTGGAATCCGGCAACGTCGGCTACCTCATCTGTTCGATCAAGGATGTCAAGGACGCCAAGGTAGGCGATACGGTTACGCACGCCGACGCGCCCGCGAGTGGACGGCTTTCGGGATACAAGGACGTCAAGCCGATGGTGTTCAGCGGTCTTTACCCGGTCAATTCGGACGAGTTCGAGGACCTGCGCGAATCGCTCGAAAAACTTTCGCTCAACGACGCCTCGCTTGTCTATACGCCGGAAACCTCGGCCGCGCTCGGTTTCGGTTTCCGTTGCGGGTTTCTCGGCCTGCTGCACATGGAAATCATCCAGGAGCGGCTCGAGCGTGAATACAAGGTCAATATCATAACGACGGTTCCCAACGTGGAGTACCGGGTCGTGACGACGGCCGGGGAAACCATCCTGGTCGACAACCCCTCGAAAATGCCCGAGGCGGGTTCCATCCGCCAGATAGAAGAGCCCTATGTCAGCATGCAGATCATCACCATGGCGGACTACATCGGCAATGTCATGAAACTTGCGATGGAACGGCGGGGCGAGTACAAGAATACCGACTATCTCGATACCACGAGAGTGAACCTGCATTTCGAGTTTCCGCTTTCCGAGATCGTCTTCGATTTTCACGACCGGCTGAAATCGGTTTCGAAAGGCTACGCGTCGATGGATTACGAGTATATCGGTAACCGCTCCTCCGACCTCGTCAAGCTCGACGTGCTGCTCAACGGCGAAGGAGTCGACGCGCTTTCGACCATCGTTCACCGCTCGAAAGCCTACGAATGGGGGCGGAAGCTCTGTCAGAAGCTGAAAAGCATCATTCCCCGGCAGATGTACGAAGTGGCGATCCAGGCGGCAATCGGCAGCAGGGTCATCGCGCGCGAAACGATCTCCGCGATGCGCAAGAACGTGCTGGCAAAGTGCTACGGAGGCGATATCAGCAGGAAAAGAAAGCTCATAGAGAAGCAGAAAGAAGGAAAAAAGCGCATGAAGCAGGTCGGCAGGGTGGAAGTTCCCCAGGAGGCGTTTCTCGCCGTGCTCAATATCGATGAATAA
- a CDS encoding cation:proton antiporter domain-containing protein yields MSPFFAAIIGGIIVLGVLGDFLFTKTKIPSPVMLMLAGILLGPATNILQSDIFFGIAPYFGTIALILILFEGGLDLEFELVIRQFSSALLLGFLSFGLAAAGVTAICLILLQMDMSEALLYGFIFGGTSPAIILPVLPRLSITKNLKTLLTLEAVISEVLTVISVIIYINILNEPEEFEGLSIFTHIMASIGISILLAMLSGLVWSRFMGYFSKQNLAYMLTLGFVLLLYTVTDFLGGEPAVTILAFGILLGNSKILATKSQSVLARLNSTINVDDFELDEVVKKINAELAFLIRTFFFVFIGLLFDFTLFSNEVLLTAVAVVAVFFVSRAATVNLVRPLSPSLRSAHISSTLALVPRGLATAVMAFIVLDSKIITSERLLPVVFALILASNLVMSMFVYYYQSRHSEDAAGEEKKIVM; encoded by the coding sequence ATGTCTCCCTTTTTTGCCGCCATTATCGGCGGAATCATCGTCCTGGGTGTGCTTGGAGACTTTCTCTTCACCAAAACCAAGATTCCGAGCCCGGTCATGCTCATGCTGGCGGGCATTCTGCTCGGCCCTGCGACGAACATTCTGCAGAGCGACATTTTCTTCGGCATAGCGCCCTATTTCGGCACCATAGCACTCATCCTCATTCTTTTCGAAGGTGGCCTCGACCTCGAGTTCGAGCTGGTCATACGCCAGTTCTCCTCCGCTCTGCTGCTCGGATTCCTCTCTTTCGGCCTTGCCGCCGCGGGAGTGACGGCAATCTGCCTCATTCTTCTCCAGATGGATATGAGTGAAGCCCTCTTGTACGGCTTTATTTTCGGAGGCACCAGCCCTGCGATCATCCTCCCGGTGCTTCCCCGGCTTTCCATAACGAAAAATCTCAAGACGCTGCTCACCCTTGAAGCCGTCATCAGCGAAGTGCTCACCGTCATCTCGGTCATCATCTATATCAACATTCTCAACGAACCCGAAGAGTTCGAAGGCCTCAGCATTTTTACCCATATCATGGCCAGCATCGGCATATCCATTCTGCTCGCCATGCTGAGCGGACTTGTCTGGAGCCGCTTCATGGGATACTTCAGCAAGCAGAACCTGGCCTACATGCTGACGCTCGGCTTCGTGCTGCTGCTCTACACCGTGACCGATTTTCTCGGAGGGGAGCCTGCTGTAACCATTCTCGCCTTTGGCATCCTGCTTGGAAACAGCAAGATACTGGCAACGAAATCCCAGTCGGTGCTCGCGCGGCTCAACAGCACGATCAACGTCGACGACTTCGAACTCGACGAGGTTGTGAAAAAAATCAACGCGGAACTCGCCTTCCTGATCAGGACGTTTTTCTTTGTCTTCATCGGGCTGCTTTTCGATTTCACCCTCTTCAGCAACGAAGTCCTGCTGACGGCCGTGGCCGTGGTCGCGGTATTCTTCGTTTCAAGAGCCGCCACGGTCAACCTCGTCAGGCCGCTCTCCCCGTCGCTGCGAAGCGCGCACATTTCCTCCACCCTCGCGCTCGTTCCGAGAGGACTTGCAACCGCCGTCATGGCGTTCATCGTTCTCGACAGCAAAATCATCACGTCCGAAAGGCTGCTGCCGGTCGTGTTCGCGCTCATCCTCGCCAGCAATTTGGTCATGTCGATGTTCGTCTACTACTATCAAAGCCGGCACAGCGAGGACGCCGCCGGGGAAGAGAAAAAAATCGTCATGTAA
- a CDS encoding mechanosensitive ion channel family protein: protein MKKFSAPHILAALLLLLSLPASLAAEDTAVALPDPAAMNAGSAEELTGLDSAAAALQPQPERVDDRDITRAFSDSLKQQGGFPVVVNNNEIIRLYSPLRDIDAEQRAAKTSRLLTEFFRSPEPVESLRIVEGETLTAIRSPESIIAAFTDEDAEALEISRMQLADSVLARISNQAEKFREETSGRNILLSILKALALLLTLAVAWHYLNSFFTLIDGWIQKIRLHNSTTSQNKLVQLLSPDHLASGFAWFSRITELFLKILLIYAYLTTIFSFFPWTQDLSTNLLAFVLEPAKRLFGELVTMIPNIIVFIILIAFVRYLGRVSDIVFRNIGKGELKFVGFEAEWAEPTRKMVKIVLYALIAFLLVSSMPLVNNRAALTIIVILALTFSLGAAPGVQNIVSGIMLNYTGSFRVGDRVRLDDISGEIVYKGLLVTRLRTLRNEIVVIPNKSVFRSKILNYTESVQKNGHISLQLQFNLERNIEMEGIREKVVQAALGTDGIMLDPKPVFYRTDAGGGRYGYLLRANTGDIENLEALYSRLMQNVEDALQKNNIM, encoded by the coding sequence ATGAAAAAATTTTCCGCCCCGCATATACTCGCCGCGCTCCTGCTTTTGCTCTCACTCCCCGCCTCGCTCGCGGCGGAGGACACGGCGGTCGCGCTCCCCGACCCGGCGGCCATGAACGCCGGGTCGGCAGAAGAGCTTACCGGGCTGGATTCCGCGGCCGCAGCCCTGCAGCCGCAACCCGAAAGAGTGGACGACCGCGACATCACCCGGGCGTTTTCTGACTCGCTGAAACAGCAGGGCGGTTTCCCGGTCGTCGTCAACAACAACGAAATAATCCGGCTCTACAGTCCCCTCAGGGATATCGATGCCGAACAGCGGGCGGCCAAGACATCGCGCCTGCTGACGGAGTTCTTCCGCTCACCGGAACCGGTCGAATCGCTCAGGATCGTCGAAGGAGAAACGCTTACCGCCATCAGAAGCCCGGAAAGCATCATCGCGGCGTTCACCGACGAGGACGCCGAAGCGCTGGAAATATCGAGGATGCAGCTCGCCGATTCGGTGCTCGCGAGAATATCGAATCAGGCGGAAAAATTCCGGGAGGAAACAAGCGGACGCAATATCCTGCTGAGCATCCTCAAGGCGCTCGCCCTCCTGCTCACGCTCGCCGTCGCATGGCACTACCTGAACAGTTTCTTCACGCTCATTGACGGCTGGATCCAGAAAATTCGCCTGCATAACAGTACCACCAGCCAGAACAAGCTGGTCCAGTTGCTTTCGCCCGACCATCTCGCCTCCGGCTTCGCATGGTTCAGCCGGATCACCGAGCTATTCCTGAAAATCCTGCTGATCTATGCCTACCTGACGACGATCTTCAGCTTCTTCCCCTGGACGCAGGATCTTTCGACAAACCTGCTGGCCTTCGTGCTGGAACCCGCGAAACGCCTGTTCGGAGAACTGGTAACGATGATCCCGAACATCATCGTCTTCATCATTCTCATCGCCTTTGTCCGCTACCTCGGCAGGGTCAGCGACATCGTTTTCCGCAACATCGGAAAGGGAGAACTGAAGTTCGTTGGATTCGAGGCGGAATGGGCGGAACCGACGCGCAAAATGGTCAAAATAGTGCTCTACGCGCTGATCGCGTTCCTGCTGGTGTCGTCGATGCCCCTCGTCAACAACCGCGCGGCGCTGACGATCATCGTCATTCTCGCCCTGACCTTTTCGCTCGGCGCGGCGCCGGGCGTACAGAATATCGTCAGCGGCATCATGCTGAACTATACCGGTTCGTTCAGGGTGGGAGACCGGGTACGTCTCGACGACATCAGCGGAGAAATAGTGTACAAGGGATTGCTGGTGACCAGACTCAGGACCCTGCGAAACGAAATCGTCGTCATTCCCAACAAAAGCGTATTTCGCTCAAAAATTTTAAATTATACCGAATCGGTCCAGAAAAACGGGCACATCTCCCTGCAACTACAGTTCAATCTCGAACGGAATATCGAAATGGAAGGAATCAGGGAAAAGGTCGTCCAGGCAGCGCTCGGCACCGACGGCATCATGCTTGACCCTAAACCCGTTTTTTACCGTACCGACGCAGGGGGCGGCCGGTACGGCTACCTGCTCAGAGCAAACACCGGGGACATCGAAAACCTCGAAGCGCTGTATTCGCGACTCATGCAGAACGTAGAGGACGCCTTGCAGAAAAACAACATCATGTAG